The following proteins are co-located in the Triticum aestivum cultivar Chinese Spring chromosome 1A, IWGSC CS RefSeq v2.1, whole genome shotgun sequence genome:
- the LOC123060953 gene encoding uncharacterized protein: MDGKNLGSGQLAQQAKPDALTDDQGAALKHTADSHTGNPTSVNGHNSVDMNMEAAISADDVMRAGGFGAKDDIGSLLPTAMDSTDFEASLRDARDFEGEQEQPARPGLGYRASEADTGIKPSEAPPQ, translated from the coding sequence ATGGATGGGAAGAACTTGGGCAGTGGGCAACTAGCTCAGCAAGCTAAGCCAGATGCCTTGACAGACGATCAGGGGGCAGCCCTGAAGCACACTGCAGATTCTCACACCGGAAATCCAACTTCAGTGAATGGTCACAATTCTGTAGATATGAACATGGAAGCTGCGATCTCAGCCGATGATGTCATGCGAGCCGGTGGCTTTGGCGCCAAAGACGACATCGGCAGCCTCCTACCGACGGCGATGGACTCCACCGACTTTGAGGCCTCGCTGCGGGATGCCCGCGACTTTGAAGGCGAGCAGGAGCAACCGGCGCGCCCTGGGCTGGGTTACAGGGCATCGGAAGCTGACACGGGAATCAAGCCGTCGGAGGCGCCACCGCAGTGA